A stretch of the Sulfurospirillum sp. UCH001 genome encodes the following:
- the rplD gene encoding 50S ribosomal protein L4 — protein sequence MSSAIVLNEKLENVGALALPASFEEIHSHNLYLYVKSYQAALRSNTAHSKTKGDVSGGGKKPWAQKGRGGARAGSRRSPVWVGGGAAFGPKANRNYDLKVNKKQKKLALEFALNEKAANNALFVVDSLSVESGKTKDAAKIIKTLGTRDALIVKELVDEKTLLAFRNIQNCYLVEANELNAYLATAFYAVIIEKSVLETITKEG from the coding sequence ATGAGTAGCGCAATCGTATTAAATGAAAAATTAGAAAATGTTGGTGCATTGGCTCTTCCTGCAAGTTTTGAAGAGATTCACTCACACAACTTATATCTTTATGTCAAATCATACCAAGCTGCGCTTCGTTCAAACACTGCTCACTCTAAAACAAAAGGTGATGTAAGCGGTGGTGGTAAAAAACCATGGGCTCAAAAAGGCCGTGGTGGTGCGCGTGCTGGTAGTAGAAGAAGTCCAGTATGGGTTGGCGGTGGTGCTGCATTCGGACCAAAAGCTAACAGAAATTATGATTTAAAAGTTAACAAAAAACAGAAAAAATTAGCACTTGAGTTCGCATTGAATGAAAAAGCAGCTAATAACGCGCTTTTTGTTGTTGATTCTTTGAGCGTTGAATCTGGTAAAACTAAAGACGCAGCAAAAATCATCAAAACACTTGGTACAAGAGATGCATTAATCGTTAAAGAATTGGTTGACGAGAAAACATTGTTAGCGTTTAGAAATATTCAAAACTGCTACCTTGTTGAAGCAAATGAGCTTAATGCGTATTTAGCAACTGCGTTCTATGCGGTAATCATAGAAAAATCAGTGCTTGAAACAATCACAAAAGAGGGCTAA
- the rpsJ gene encoding 30S ribosomal protein S10 — MEKIRLKLKAYDHRVLDRSVAAIVEAVKRTGAEIVGPIPMPTKIKRYTVLRSPHVNKTSREQFEMRIHARMIDIVSATTDTVDSLMKLDLAPEVNVEVRAMGK, encoded by the coding sequence ATGGAAAAAATTAGACTTAAACTCAAGGCGTATGACCATAGAGTTTTAGACAGATCTGTTGCAGCTATCGTCGAAGCTGTCAAACGAACTGGAGCCGAAATTGTCGGACCAATTCCTATGCCTACAAAAATCAAGCGCTATACAGTGCTTAGATCTCCGCACGTAAACAAAACTTCAAGAGAGCAATTTGAGATGAGAATCCATGCACGTATGATCGACATCGTGTCTGCGACTACTGATACAGTTGATTCACTCATGAAACTTGACCTCGCTCCAGAAGTCAATGTTGAAGTTAGAGCTATGGGTAAATAA
- the rpsS gene encoding 30S ribosomal protein S19 — protein sequence MARSLKKGPFVDAHLLKKTVEAKETKSNKPIKTWSRRSTIIPDMIGITFNVHNGRNFVPVYVTENHIGYKMGEFAPTRTFKGHKGSVQKKIGK from the coding sequence ATGGCTAGATCGCTAAAAAAAGGTCCTTTTGTTGATGCTCATTTGTTGAAAAAAACGGTTGAAGCAAAAGAGACAAAATCAAACAAGCCGATTAAGACATGGTCTCGTAGAAGTACTATTATTCCTGATATGATCGGTATTACATTCAATGTTCATAATGGTAGAAACTTTGTTCCAGTTTATGTAACAGAGAATCACATTGGTTATAAAATGGGTGAATTTGCACCAACACGTACGTTCAAGGGTCACAAAGGCTCTGTTCAGAAAAAAATTGGTAAGTAG
- the rplC gene encoding 50S ribosomal protein L3: MEYIIEKIGMSRTIAVPSVPVTLLRVLEAKVCSVDENKRALVSYASGKKMNKAIAGQQKKYNLSAEFNRFVTLDVANAEAGDLDTAPLGDAKTLKVSLNTKGRGFSGVMKRHNFGGGPGAHGHRFHRSTGSIGNREWPGRVQKGKKMPGHYGNTQVTVKNEIVSFDAQNGILAVKGSVPGANGSLGKARIVK, translated from the coding sequence ATGGAATATATTATTGAAAAAATCGGCATGAGCCGAACAATTGCAGTACCAAGCGTTCCTGTCACGTTACTCAGAGTTTTAGAAGCAAAAGTGTGTTCAGTTGATGAAAACAAACGTGCTTTAGTCTCTTATGCAAGTGGCAAAAAAATGAACAAAGCTATTGCAGGTCAGCAAAAAAAGTATAACCTTTCTGCTGAATTTAATCGCTTTGTGACTTTAGATGTTGCAAACGCTGAAGCAGGCGATTTAGATACAGCTCCTCTAGGTGATGCAAAAACACTTAAAGTGTCTTTGAATACTAAAGGTAGAGGTTTCTCAGGTGTTATGAAACGTCACAACTTTGGTGGTGGTCCAGGTGCACACGGTCACCGTTTCCACAGAAGTACTGGTTCAATTGGTAACCGCGAATGGCCAGGTCGTGTTCAAAAAGGCAAAAAAATGCCAGGTCACTATGGTAATACCCAAGTAACCGTAAAAAATGAGATCGTTTCATTTGATGCTCAAAATGGTATCTTAGCTGTTAAAGGCTCAGTTCCAGGTGCAAATGGATCATTAGGTAAAGCAAGGATTGTTAAATGA
- a CDS encoding 50S ribosomal protein L23 — protein sequence MADITDIKAILYTEKSLSLQENGTVVIQTSVRMTKNGLKEVLKQYFGFTPLKINSLRVMGKVKKFKGIEGKRNDFKKFYVQLPEGAKLENVEA from the coding sequence ATGGCTGATATTACTGATATTAAGGCAATCCTTTATACTGAAAAGAGCTTGAGCCTTCAAGAGAATGGTACAGTTGTTATCCAAACTTCAGTAAGAATGACAAAAAATGGCTTGAAAGAAGTATTAAAACAATACTTTGGTTTCACTCCATTAAAAATCAATTCTCTTAGAGTTATGGGAAAAGTTAAAAAGTTTAAAGGCATTGAAGGCAAACGTAATGATTTTAAAAAGTTTTATGTTCAGTTGCCAGAGGGCGCTAAACTAGAGAATGTGGAGGCGTAA
- a CDS encoding ATP-binding protein: MQTLQAFYETNYKNNLFFDRKIIIEHKKTILYGPRKSGKSHLIIDHIGHYEKGSYLYIDFSDDRVEPHLVAENLPLFIQKNRIKLLVIEHFDFSFELPIVDEILLTTSYSSHELEGYEKLTLYPLDFEEFISFDKKHSNIENLFNLYTNHGTFPQIVQSVELDYQKQMQNLLHLILNDATTFLIYKRFCELQSTKISLFQIYNHLKAFTKISKDKLYAITSELVDQKLLFFVEKYNQPTSAKKVYPIDFALKDALTFKKDFLKRFENMVFLELIKRGKTIYYEEGIDFFIPSESLAVLCVGFATTEAIEMKLQKLLPTFWALHIKRIEVVTLSSESAKDIEGFSFSIAPFWEWSLQL; encoded by the coding sequence ATGCAAACACTTCAAGCTTTTTATGAAACAAATTATAAAAATAACCTCTTTTTTGATCGAAAAATTATCATAGAACACAAAAAAACAATCCTCTATGGGCCACGAAAAAGTGGAAAAAGCCATCTTATTATTGATCATATTGGTCATTATGAGAAAGGGAGTTATCTTTATATTGATTTTTCTGATGATCGTGTAGAACCTCATTTAGTGGCAGAAAACTTGCCTCTTTTTATACAAAAAAATCGTATTAAACTCTTAGTCATTGAACATTTCGATTTTTCGTTTGAGCTCCCAATAGTCGATGAAATTCTCCTTACAACTTCTTATTCATCACACGAACTTGAGGGTTATGAAAAGCTAACTCTTTATCCATTAGATTTTGAAGAATTCATCTCATTTGATAAAAAACATTCGAATATTGAGAACCTTTTTAACCTTTATACAAATCATGGAACATTTCCACAAATTGTACAAAGCGTGGAACTTGATTACCAAAAACAAATGCAAAATCTATTACATCTTATTTTAAATGATGCAACGACTTTTCTCATCTATAAACGATTCTGTGAATTGCAAAGTACGAAAATCTCCCTCTTTCAAATCTATAACCATTTAAAGGCATTCACAAAAATATCTAAAGATAAACTGTATGCCATTACATCTGAACTTGTCGATCAAAAGCTTCTTTTTTTTGTTGAGAAGTACAATCAGCCTACGTCTGCAAAAAAAGTGTATCCTATTGATTTTGCACTGAAAGACGCGCTAACCTTTAAAAAAGATTTTCTAAAACGTTTCGAGAATATGGTCTTTTTGGAACTGATAAAACGAGGAAAAACTATTTATTATGAAGAGGGAATTGATTTTTTTATCCCCAGTGAATCTCTGGCTGTCTTATGTGTTGGATTTGCGACAACAGAGGCTATTGAGATGAAACTTCAAAAACTTTTGCCTACCTTTTGGGCATTGCACATCAAGCGCATCGAAGTTGTTACACTGAGCAGTGAAAGTGCTAAAGACATTGAGGGCTTTAGCTTTTCCATTGCTCCTTTTTGGGAGTGGTCATTACAGCTCTAA
- the rplB gene encoding 50S ribosomal protein L2, whose product MAIKSFKPYTPSRRFLTGLDSSDITAKASVPSLLVKVAATAGRNNNGRITSRHKEAGAKKLYRIIDFKRTKFNIEGTVAAIEYDPNRNCRIALINYVDGEKRYILQPSGLKVGDKVQAAEGGLDIKPGNAMKLKSIPVGTILHNIELKPGKGGQMARSAGGYAQLMGKETQYVMVRLPSGEMRQVLAECMATVGVVGNEDWANVVIGKAGRNRHRGIRPQTRGSAMNPVDHPHGGGEGKTNSGRHPVTPWGQPTKGRKTRKKKASDKLIISRRKGK is encoded by the coding sequence ATGGCAATAAAATCATTTAAACCTTACACCCCAAGTCGTAGATTTTTAACAGGACTTGATTCAAGTGACATCACAGCAAAAGCTAGTGTTCCTTCACTTCTTGTAAAAGTTGCTGCAACTGCGGGTAGAAATAACAATGGTAGAATCACTTCTCGTCATAAAGAAGCGGGCGCCAAAAAACTTTACAGAATTATTGATTTTAAACGTACAAAGTTTAATATCGAAGGTACTGTAGCAGCAATCGAATACGATCCAAACAGAAATTGTAGAATTGCACTTATCAACTATGTAGACGGTGAGAAAAGATATATTCTTCAACCATCAGGTCTTAAAGTAGGCGATAAAGTACAAGCAGCTGAAGGCGGACTTGATATTAAACCAGGTAATGCAATGAAGCTAAAAAGCATCCCTGTAGGTACAATCTTACACAACATTGAACTTAAACCTGGCAAAGGTGGCCAAATGGCTAGAAGTGCTGGTGGTTATGCTCAACTTATGGGTAAAGAGACTCAATATGTTATGGTAAGACTTCCAAGTGGTGAGATGAGACAAGTATTGGCAGAGTGTATGGCTACTGTTGGTGTTGTTGGAAATGAAGATTGGGCAAACGTTGTTATTGGTAAAGCGGGTCGTAACAGACACCGTGGTATTAGACCTCAAACTCGTGGTTCTGCGATGAACCCAGTAGATCACCCACACGGTGGTGGTGAGGGTAAAACCAACTCAGGACGTCATCCAGTAACTCCATGGGGACAACCAACTAAAGGTAGAAAAACTCGTAAGAAAAAAGCGAGCGACAAACTGATTATTTCTAGAAGAAAAGGAAAATAG